The Seleniivibrio woodruffii genome window below encodes:
- a CDS encoding HDOD domain-containing protein, translating to MDVKEILSTLAFNITIAANTEDAHDLISRKTFDIIVCEFDLDGTTGIHFLQHAASLNSFSTRLIVGSSSSEEMIVKAIIKGIACAYIDSAANRPLIMTKLADIARVHTSMDNRRIRQIHNGSNTFPIMMSVYETLMNAINNEEPIGKIAKVISGDVTLTSKILHVANSAFYGSFAGTSVEKAILFMGLNTVKDIVLMHSLTANLNMTAEQHRYFEFMVRHSVEANYYMHCINRMQEQPFISPLNSSIGIIHDIGKLVQLVYFPLEFRSIAEYREENPSVDYLTCEKESGNFAVNHAEAGAYFLKMWNFNQYAVEAALFHHTPELASANTKACIEALYLADTLSDIRDGYSLSMEEAVAKCTVIKADPEMLLAIPPRSA from the coding sequence ATGGATGTTAAAGAGATTTTAAGCACGCTTGCTTTTAATATCACCATCGCCGCAAACACAGAGGATGCGCACGACCTCATCTCAAGAAAGACCTTCGATATAATCGTCTGCGAGTTCGATCTGGACGGCACAACGGGCATCCACTTCCTTCAGCATGCGGCATCTCTCAACAGTTTCAGTACAAGGCTGATAGTGGGCAGCAGTTCCAGCGAGGAGATGATAGTCAAGGCCATCATCAAGGGTATCGCCTGCGCCTACATAGATTCCGCGGCAAACAGACCCCTCATAATGACAAAACTAGCCGACATCGCACGTGTGCACACCAGTATGGACAACAGGCGCATTCGCCAGATTCACAACGGTTCGAACACATTTCCTATCATGATGAGCGTTTACGAAACTCTCATGAACGCCATCAACAATGAAGAACCCATCGGCAAAATAGCTAAAGTAATATCCGGAGACGTTACACTGACCTCAAAAATTCTCCACGTTGCAAACTCTGCATTTTACGGCAGCTTTGCGGGAACCTCAGTGGAAAAGGCCATTCTGTTTATGGGTCTTAACACTGTTAAGGACATTGTACTGATGCACTCACTCACCGCAAACCTGAATATGACCGCAGAACAGCACCGCTATTTCGAGTTCATGGTAAGACACTCGGTTGAAGCAAACTACTACATGCACTGCATAAACCGTATGCAGGAACAGCCTTTCATATCTCCCCTCAACAGCTCAATAGGAATAATCCACGATATCGGCAAACTCGTTCAGCTGGTCTATTTCCCTCTGGAATTCCGCAGTATCGCAGAATACAGAGAGGAGAACCCGTCAGTTGACTATTTAACCTGTGAAAAGGAATCCGGAAATTTCGCAGTGAACCATGCGGAGGCGGGAGCCTATTTCCTGAAAATGTGGAATTTCAACCAGTATGCCGTTGAAGCCGCTCTTTTCCATCACACACCCGAGCTGGCATCCGCCAACACAAAGGCATGCATAGAGGCGCTTTACCTCGCCGATACCCTGTCGGACATCAGAGACGGATACAGTCTGTCGATGGAAGAGGCTGTGGCTAAGTGCACCGTGATAAAGGCAGACCCCGAAATGCTTCTGGCTATTCCGCCAAGATCCGCTTAA
- the hypF gene encoding carbamoyltransferase HypF, producing MRTFVIHINGIVQGVGFRPFVYNLAVSKGIKGSVINSGNGVEVRINADSFEEAESFLDDIKRHAPPLAHITVGYAEETEYQIFNNFNIEKTVSSGGLSLVPPDTAVCPSCAKEILNPADRRYNYPFTNCTDCGPRYTIMYDMPYDREKTVMSSFQMCPDCRTEYENPTDRRFHAQPNACPVCGPHVYYRNLEGIEAIKHVAGLIDSGEIVAVKGLGGYHLICDACSDAPIQRLRELKNRPDKPLAVMALPDTLAELDMTEAQRNLIFSQSAPIVTVECENTSLSHLVCPMSASVGYMTAYTPLHLILLKHLKTKYIVATSGNLKDEPIAKDEQEAEENLSLFTEHFLHHNRPIHNRCDDSLAAVVNNKPYILRRARGFAPYPVIMPASSDKCVLGVGAHLKSSVTLAKDGYGFVSQYIGDLDNPETTSFYDETVKKMEALYGLTPDIAVCDLHPTYHSSEYAEKLGIPVVKVQHHLAHMFACMAENGLKDNVLGVIMDGTGLGTDGTIWGGEFFVMKDMRITRPLSMPSVPQPGMDAAAKNPARMLVSYLHSFGLLKDNADIVTRNTGLTERDISLITGMADKGINCINTSGTGRFFESIGSLVTQTPVNLFEAHSAMKLEGLCTPSGRTYSVSSPEELFAAVLEDIRKGTDRHLIASSFHNGFADWIFSRALELCSQHIITDVVLSGGVFQNTYLVGKLVSLFENSELNLRLHSKTPPNDGCISLGQAFFGNFHTLPTIDL from the coding sequence ATGAGAACTTTTGTAATACACATCAACGGAATAGTTCAGGGGGTCGGTTTCAGGCCGTTCGTTTATAACCTTGCGGTGTCAAAGGGCATTAAAGGTTCTGTGATAAACAGCGGAAACGGTGTGGAGGTGCGCATTAATGCAGACAGCTTTGAGGAGGCTGAAAGTTTTCTGGACGATATCAAAAGGCATGCTCCCCCTCTGGCGCATATCACCGTGGGCTATGCAGAAGAAACCGAATATCAGATTTTCAACAATTTCAACATAGAAAAGACAGTCTCATCAGGCGGGCTGTCACTCGTGCCGCCGGACACAGCAGTTTGCCCTTCCTGTGCAAAGGAGATTCTGAACCCTGCGGACAGAAGGTATAACTATCCCTTCACCAACTGCACCGACTGCGGCCCCAGATATACCATCATGTACGATATGCCCTATGACAGGGAAAAGACCGTAATGTCCTCTTTTCAGATGTGTCCCGACTGCCGCACAGAATATGAAAACCCAACAGACAGACGCTTCCATGCACAGCCGAACGCATGCCCAGTATGCGGCCCCCACGTTTACTACAGAAACCTCGAAGGCATCGAAGCTATAAAACATGTCGCAGGGCTGATAGATTCAGGGGAGATAGTGGCCGTTAAAGGTCTGGGCGGATATCATCTGATTTGTGATGCATGCAGTGACGCACCCATTCAAAGGCTCAGGGAGCTGAAAAACCGTCCGGATAAACCGCTTGCAGTTATGGCACTGCCCGATACTCTGGCAGAGCTTGATATGACCGAGGCTCAGCGGAATCTCATTTTCAGCCAGTCGGCACCGATAGTCACCGTTGAGTGTGAAAACACATCACTTTCGCACCTTGTGTGCCCTATGTCGGCCTCAGTGGGCTACATGACCGCATACACTCCGCTTCATCTTATCCTGCTGAAACATCTGAAAACAAAATATATAGTAGCCACCAGCGGTAACCTGAAAGACGAGCCCATCGCAAAAGATGAACAGGAGGCGGAAGAGAACCTTTCTCTTTTCACAGAGCACTTCCTGCACCATAACAGACCCATCCACAACCGATGCGACGACTCGCTGGCGGCAGTGGTTAACAATAAACCTTACATTCTGCGCCGAGCCAGAGGCTTTGCTCCTTATCCGGTGATAATGCCCGCCTCCTCGGACAAATGCGTTCTGGGGGTGGGAGCACACCTTAAGAGCAGTGTTACCCTTGCAAAGGACGGCTACGGATTCGTCAGCCAGTATATCGGCGATCTGGACAATCCTGAAACCACCTCTTTCTATGACGAAACTGTGAAAAAGATGGAAGCTCTGTACGGACTGACACCCGATATTGCAGTATGCGACCTCCACCCGACCTACCATAGCTCTGAGTACGCAGAAAAGCTCGGAATACCCGTTGTGAAGGTTCAGCACCATCTGGCGCACATGTTCGCCTGTATGGCGGAGAACGGGCTAAAAGACAACGTTCTCGGTGTCATAATGGACGGAACGGGTCTTGGTACTGACGGAACCATCTGGGGCGGCGAGTTTTTTGTTATGAAGGATATGAGGATAACCAGACCTCTTTCCATGCCATCCGTTCCACAGCCCGGCATGGATGCGGCGGCCAAAAACCCCGCCAGAATGCTGGTGTCATATCTCCACAGCTTCGGTCTGCTGAAAGACAACGCAGATATTGTAACCCGGAACACGGGGCTGACAGAAAGAGACATCAGCCTGATAACCGGAATGGCAGACAAAGGCATCAACTGCATTAATACTTCCGGAACTGGCAGATTTTTTGAAAGTATCGGCTCCCTTGTTACACAGACACCTGTAAACCTTTTTGAAGCACATTCGGCAATGAAGCTTGAAGGGCTTTGCACACCATCCGGCAGAACCTACTCCGTTTCTTCCCCTGAAGAGCTTTTCGCCGCAGTTCTTGAAGACATCAGGAAAGGAACCGACAGGCATCTGATAGCCTCCTCATTCCACAACGGATTTGCAGACTGGATATTTTCAAGGGCACTTGAGCTTTGCTCACAGCATATAATCACCGACGTTGTTCTCTCCGGAGGAGTTTTCCAGAACACTTATCTGGTGGGAAAACTTGTCTCGCTATTTGAAAACTCTGAGCTGAACCTGCGTCTCCACTCGAAAACACCGCCCAATGACGGCTGTATCTCCCTTGGGCAGGCGTTCTTCGGAAATTTTCACACTTTGCCCACTATAGACCTTTAA
- a CDS encoding TrkH family potassium uptake protein, with translation MHYKAIIKIIAILQVVIAAFHLICGTMAIYFKEANAAYSFFLSGVLLIGIGVSALRILIDERPKTLSTKDGFLLVTASWVVAVLVGAIPYHLSEAVPTYADAVFETISGFSTTGASVISDIEALPKSIIFWRSLTHWLGGMGIVVLAVAILPLLGIGGIQLIQAEAPGPTVDKLTPRITETAKYLWYIYLGFTVALAALLMFGGMSLFDSLNHTFATVATGGFGTKNTSVMHYDSAYIDYVLTIFMLLSGINFSLHFRFLTGNLKPVLADSELKTYLVIVALATLIATVSLTGTVYDSYEKSFRYAVFNVASFITTTGFANDDYEKWPFLAQTVLFLLMFVGGCSGSTGGGIKVIRIITLLKQGLNEMKYLIHPRAVFSLRINGQPVKKNIVYAISGFFFLYITTALFVTLIVSTSGVDMMTALSASLTTLGNIGPGFGLIGPTENFAFFPEYVKWTLSAAMLIGRLEIYTVLVLFTPMFWKR, from the coding sequence ATGCACTACAAAGCAATAATAAAAATAATCGCAATCCTTCAGGTTGTCATTGCCGCATTCCACCTTATCTGCGGAACAATGGCCATCTATTTTAAAGAGGCAAACGCTGCTTACAGCTTCTTTCTTTCCGGTGTGCTTCTTATAGGCATCGGAGTTTCTGCGCTGAGAATCCTTATCGATGAAAGGCCAAAAACACTTTCCACAAAGGACGGGTTCCTGCTGGTCACGGCCAGCTGGGTTGTCGCCGTGCTGGTAGGTGCCATTCCATATCACCTTTCTGAGGCTGTGCCCACCTATGCCGATGCTGTTTTTGAGACAATCTCAGGATTTTCAACAACAGGCGCAAGCGTTATTTCCGATATAGAAGCTCTGCCGAAATCAATAATTTTCTGGCGCTCCCTGACCCACTGGCTGGGCGGAATGGGTATTGTTGTTCTTGCGGTGGCGATCCTTCCCCTGCTGGGCATCGGAGGCATTCAGCTCATTCAGGCGGAGGCTCCCGGCCCGACTGTGGACAAGCTGACCCCTAGAATAACCGAAACGGCAAAATATCTGTGGTATATCTATCTCGGCTTCACAGTCGCCCTGGCGGCACTTCTGATGTTCGGCGGAATGAGCCTGTTCGATTCGCTAAACCACACCTTTGCAACAGTTGCAACAGGCGGTTTCGGAACCAAGAACACCAGCGTTATGCACTACGATTCCGCATACATAGACTACGTCCTCACTATCTTCATGCTCCTTTCGGGCATAAACTTTTCTCTCCATTTCCGTTTTCTCACAGGCAACCTTAAGCCTGTTCTGGCGGATTCGGAGCTTAAGACCTATCTGGTTATAGTGGCTCTGGCAACTCTGATCGCAACCGTATCTCTCACCGGAACTGTATATGACAGTTATGAAAAGAGTTTCCGCTATGCGGTCTTCAACGTGGCTAGTTTCATAACCACCACGGGATTTGCAAATGATGACTATGAGAAATGGCCTTTCCTCGCCCAGACTGTTCTCTTTCTGCTGATGTTTGTGGGCGGCTGTTCCGGCTCAACAGGCGGCGGTATAAAGGTTATCAGGATAATAACTCTGCTTAAACAGGGTCTGAACGAGATGAAATATCTCATCCACCCCCGTGCCGTATTCTCCCTGCGTATCAACGGTCAGCCCGTTAAGAAGAACATCGTCTATGCCATAAGCGGGTTTTTCTTTCTTTATATAACCACTGCGCTGTTTGTAACACTGATAGTCTCAACATCAGGTGTCGATATGATGACAGCCCTCAGCGCATCGCTGACGACTCTCGGCAACATAGGCCCCGGTTTCGGTCTCATAGGTCCAACGGAAAACTTTGCCTTTTTCCCCGAATATGTAAAATGGACACTGAGTGCCGCCATGCTCATAGGCAGGCTTGAGATATACACCGTTCTGGTGCTCTTCACACCGATGTTCTGGAAACGATGA
- the trkA gene encoding Trk system potassium transporter TrkA, with product MKIVVAGAGEVGFHIASSLINDGKDVVMIEKNPARAKYAASRLDCLVVTGEATNPDTLKEAGISGADAFISATDYDEVNMITCFIVASEFEVPVKIARVRNVSYSRTRMFGSNLAGVDYVVNPEIEAAKAIVSTVQHGATSDIFLFEDVNIQLRDIIVDEDSFFCGKSLKDIKRELKEEFLITGIMRDEEIVIPDGDTVIEDKDHVYLVASSRSFVKILKKAGMIGKKLKSIVILGGGNVGRHVADMLLKLGKNIKIIDKDYEICKTLTADFPDALVLNADVSDESIFEDEQLFNSDAIICTTHNEELNILAAIYGKSKGIARAVALVNKSNYITISDDLGIDSTVSPKISSVNAILKFIRKGNIKSVIKVLNGKAEVAEFFVSLNAEVTKKPLKDLKLPKGSLIAAVARNNQTYIPDGNFVLQSGDIALTFSADNTAESIQPFFSE from the coding sequence ATGAAAATAGTTGTTGCAGGGGCAGGGGAGGTCGGTTTTCATATCGCATCCTCGCTCATAAACGATGGAAAAGACGTTGTGATGATCGAAAAGAACCCCGCAAGGGCGAAGTATGCCGCTTCACGCCTTGACTGTCTGGTGGTTACAGGCGAAGCCACAAACCCCGACACGCTTAAAGAGGCTGGCATATCCGGTGCGGATGCGTTCATCAGCGCAACCGACTATGACGAAGTGAACATGATCACCTGTTTCATAGTGGCCAGCGAGTTCGAGGTTCCCGTTAAAATTGCCCGTGTGCGCAACGTGAGCTACTCCAGAACACGCATGTTCGGAAGCAACCTCGCCGGAGTGGACTACGTCGTAAACCCAGAGATAGAGGCGGCAAAGGCCATCGTTTCAACCGTTCAGCACGGAGCCACCAGCGATATATTCCTGTTCGAGGATGTCAACATTCAGCTCAGGGACATCATCGTTGACGAGGATTCGTTCTTCTGCGGAAAATCACTGAAAGACATAAAGCGGGAACTGAAAGAGGAATTTCTCATCACAGGTATAATGCGTGACGAAGAGATAGTTATCCCCGACGGCGACACCGTTATTGAGGACAAAGACCATGTTTATCTCGTGGCCTCATCCCGCAGTTTCGTAAAGATCCTTAAAAAAGCGGGTATGATCGGCAAAAAGCTGAAATCCATCGTTATCCTCGGCGGCGGAAACGTCGGAAGACACGTTGCCGATATGCTTCTGAAACTCGGAAAAAATATTAAGATAATCGATAAAGATTATGAAATATGCAAGACCCTTACAGCTGATTTCCCCGATGCGCTGGTGCTGAACGCCGACGTTTCCGACGAGAGCATCTTCGAGGATGAACAGCTTTTCAACAGCGACGCCATAATCTGCACAACCCACAACGAAGAACTGAATATTCTGGCGGCCATATACGGAAAATCCAAAGGCATCGCCCGTGCGGTGGCTCTTGTGAATAAAAGCAACTACATTACAATATCCGATGACCTCGGGATAGATTCCACTGTCAGCCCTAAGATAAGCTCGGTGAACGCAATCCTGAAATTCATCCGCAAAGGGAATATAAAGAGCGTTATAAAAGTTCTGAACGGCAAGGCGGAAGTGGCCGAATTTTTCGTGTCTCTGAACGCCGAGGTCACAAAAAAGCCGCTGAAAGATCTGAAACTGCCGAAAGGGAGCCTCATTGCCGCTGTGGCCAGAAACAATCAGACATACATTCCCGACGGCAATTTTGTTCTCCAGTCCGGCGATATTGCGCTGACGTTCTCCGCCGACAACACGGCGGAATCCATTCAGCCCTTTTTCTCCGAGTAG
- a CDS encoding RsmB/NOP family class I SAM-dependent RNA methyltransferase: MLNKDFINKYTQIFKQDADAFFAGLMREKSRHIRLASARSADYLKELSEQDISASPIAIPNVYSITDNAEKLTETIGFQTGGFYIMNPSSVFTANILTSLMPDYPYILDVSSAPGGKTCAIADLLKNRCAIIANEPSPKRLKSLQFNIEKYGSYSVRTVSMDGRSLHKVFDGFFDGILLDAPCSNENKIGRNKTVNAEWTQELTERMAKLQKEIAHSAFHSLKEGGVMVYSTCTFAIEENEEVVKYLLDSFDCELIDINKGQYTKGISGNGDIDGRIIRFLPHLDEYDGFFIAALRKKGEPSTGGSFIRLKPDKDVQTFFTEFPEYTEIYEKGGSRYLTTRMDRSINFKSNGIMLFKREGELASQAFWQLADFVKDELKTQTDYSGALRYLKGFDIDMPADYHGGAVYYKDIPVGMSKPVQGMLKNKLDRYFLYGKNIEW; this comes from the coding sequence ATGCTGAATAAGGATTTTATCAACAAATACACACAGATTTTCAAACAGGATGCCGATGCATTTTTTGCGGGTCTCATGCGTGAGAAGAGCAGACACATAAGGCTGGCCTCAGCCCGCAGTGCGGACTATCTGAAAGAACTTTCGGAACAGGACATTTCCGCTTCACCCATCGCCATTCCCAATGTTTACAGTATAACAGATAATGCTGAGAAACTTACCGAAACGATCGGTTTTCAGACCGGCGGGTTCTACATTATGAACCCTTCATCCGTCTTTACCGCAAATATTCTGACATCGCTCATGCCGGACTATCCGTATATTCTGGACGTGTCCAGTGCGCCGGGCGGCAAAACCTGCGCCATTGCCGATCTGCTGAAAAATCGGTGTGCAATAATCGCCAACGAACCCTCTCCAAAAAGACTTAAATCACTGCAATTCAACATAGAGAAATACGGAAGCTATTCCGTGCGCACTGTCAGCATGGACGGCCGCAGTCTGCATAAGGTCTTTGACGGATTTTTTGACGGGATACTTCTGGATGCTCCGTGCAGCAACGAAAACAAGATCGGCCGCAACAAAACCGTAAACGCCGAATGGACTCAGGAACTCACCGAGCGGATGGCAAAACTGCAGAAAGAGATAGCCCATTCCGCATTTCACTCCCTCAAGGAGGGCGGAGTAATGGTCTATTCAACCTGCACCTTCGCCATTGAGGAGAACGAAGAGGTCGTGAAATATCTGCTGGATTCCTTTGATTGTGAACTCATTGACATAAACAAAGGTCAATATACGAAAGGAATCAGCGGAAACGGGGACATAGACGGCAGGATAATCCGTTTTCTGCCCCATCTGGACGAATATGACGGGTTTTTCATTGCGGCTCTGCGCAAAAAAGGCGAACCGTCCACGGGCGGCAGCTTTATCCGCCTGAAACCCGACAAAGACGTTCAGACATTTTTTACGGAATTTCCCGAATATACCGAGATATATGAAAAGGGCGGTTCCAGATATCTGACCACCAGAATGGATAGGAGCATAAACTTTAAGAGTAACGGAATAATGCTCTTTAAACGTGAAGGGGAGCTGGCTTCACAGGCTTTCTGGCAGCTGGCGGATTTTGTTAAAGACGAGCTGAAGACTCAGACTGACTATTCCGGCGCACTCAGGTATCTGAAAGGGTTTGACATAGACATGCCCGCCGATTATCATGGCGGGGCAGTTTATTATAAGGATATCCCGGTCGGAATGTCTAAACCTGTTCAGGGAATGCTCAAAAACAAGCTGGATCGATATTTCCTCTACGGAAAAAACATAGAGTGGTAG
- a CDS encoding L,D-transpeptidase Cds6 family protein, with translation MKKIIILLLSLCICLPALAANTIMNVAAQKGESFIAVVVEKDKRKLHVVRVTGDGVNIIRTVDVLVGKGSGDKIARGDLKTPEGVYRITSFLSGQRLIEMYGRESAKLYGYGAFPLSYPNLLDTLNGKTGSGIWLHGKEQNRQDPATKGCVALENSDIQNLSQYFTVGTPVIITRNAIIGTQQAYRLSYDSARAAVDEFINAWQSNNFDRFKNSYGKGFRSKDGKSLQAYLNYKKYLMDAYPERKIAADNFRIFHESKDEVVAQFDQYYSAANMTVFGRKTLYFRNEGGQLKIVAEDFEQMRGGNVKLAAKAKESKPVQPEPADKPRKPEPAVAKAEPKKEIPVKPAPEKVIAQVEPEKKVEPAHEPEKVTPEEQILQDNMTDIRVEAEKLVEGWKKAWESRNADEYMAYYSERFKAGRMNYEAWKKDKSGKFERIAQITVGIENMKVEMGKDETIIITFIQNYTGDKYSDRGIKTLTLENGDSGLRIVSEDWRAK, from the coding sequence ATGAAGAAGATTATTATTTTGCTTTTGTCTCTGTGCATCTGTTTGCCTGCACTTGCCGCAAACACAATAATGAACGTTGCGGCGCAGAAGGGAGAAAGCTTCATTGCTGTTGTTGTTGAAAAGGATAAGAGAAAACTCCACGTTGTGCGTGTCACAGGGGACGGGGTTAATATTATAAGAACTGTTGACGTTCTGGTGGGCAAAGGCTCCGGCGACAAAATAGCCAGAGGGGATCTTAAAACACCGGAAGGCGTATACAGAATAACCAGCTTTCTTTCAGGCCAGAGGCTGATAGAGATGTACGGCAGAGAGTCTGCAAAACTCTATGGCTACGGGGCTTTCCCCTTAAGCTACCCCAACCTGCTGGACACCCTGAACGGAAAGACCGGAAGCGGTATCTGGCTCCACGGAAAGGAGCAGAACAGGCAGGATCCCGCCACAAAGGGCTGTGTTGCTCTGGAAAACTCAGACATTCAGAACCTTTCGCAGTATTTCACAGTGGGAACCCCCGTCATAATCACCAGAAACGCCATAATCGGAACACAGCAGGCCTACAGACTGTCATATGATTCTGCAAGAGCCGCTGTTGACGAATTTATAAACGCATGGCAGTCGAACAATTTTGACAGATTTAAAAACTCCTACGGCAAAGGCTTCCGTTCAAAGGACGGCAAGAGCCTTCAGGCCTACCTTAACTATAAAAAATACCTGATGGACGCATACCCTGAAAGGAAGATAGCCGCAGACAACTTCCGTATCTTCCACGAATCTAAAGACGAGGTTGTCGCCCAGTTCGATCAGTATTACTCGGCGGCAAACATGACCGTGTTCGGCCGAAAGACACTCTATTTCCGCAACGAAGGCGGCCAGCTTAAGATCGTTGCCGAAGATTTCGAGCAGATGAGGGGCGGAAACGTGAAACTGGCGGCCAAGGCTAAGGAATCGAAACCTGTTCAGCCCGAGCCCGCAGACAAGCCCAGAAAGCCTGAGCCTGCTGTTGCCAAGGCAGAACCTAAAAAGGAAATACCTGTTAAGCCTGCTCCTGAAAAGGTTATAGCTCAGGTTGAGCCGGAGAAAAAGGTTGAGCCTGCACATGAACCCGAGAAGGTAACTCCCGAAGAGCAGATCCTTCAGGACAACATGACCGACATCCGTGTTGAGGCTGAAAAGCTTGTGGAAGGCTGGAAAAAGGCATGGGAAAGCAGAAATGCCGATGAATATATGGCATACTATTCCGAAAGGTTCAAAGCGGGACGCATGAACTATGAAGCATGGAAAAAGGATAAGAGCGGCAAATTTGAGCGTATAGCACAGATAACTGTCGGTATCGAGAACATGAAGGTCGAGATGGGCAAAGATGAAACCATCATCATCACTTTCATACAGAACTACACCGGCGATAAATACAGCGACAGGGGTATCAAAACCCTTACACTTGAAAACGGCGACAGCGGACTGCGTATAGTCTCCGAAGACTGGAGAGCGAAATGA
- a CDS encoding M14/M99 family metallopeptidase, protein MKKLLITLLITVLAVSAFAQSRPYTKVENYFKGTNYELQVYKIYGRQDGPTIFIMGGIQGDEPGGFLSADLYSDLRLEKGNLIVIPRANFKSVILFDRGPDGDMNRRFLNEPEKLEMDRVVSVVKKLMLESDVFLNLHDGWGFHNPVYIDESRNPKRFGQSVITDADTYKCADGKVIDLKTNAIKVLEAVNSKIDDPKYHLHYFNTDTDNPRTAFSDMRKTATYYAVRQYCIPAYGIESSKNLPSVELKVLYHNYAVNEFMKLYGVVPEMPAIILEKPRLDYAIIAVNDEPHKVDRGGTLYINRGDVVELKHVESNYERGVSGDLLGYGTLNDINSKFTIKTNAVIQFRKDNIKIGNINIAVSPKKPAPVVAQKPQPKPEPVAQPEPVKKEPIAGYSFNLKVNGKPVTAANGETLTLPVGTKLEIISFVVDGAVSDVPVNLKGYVSSFSVVNDGDDRGFVITLLPKRFMTKYAEDDAKMLYPVVVTKDREEIAKFWIRMK, encoded by the coding sequence ATGAAAAAACTTCTGATCACACTGCTGATAACGGTTCTGGCTGTCTCCGCATTTGCGCAGAGCCGCCCCTATACCAAGGTGGAGAACTATTTTAAGGGTACGAACTACGAGCTTCAGGTATATAAGATATACGGAAGGCAGGACGGTCCCACGATATTCATTATGGGCGGAATTCAGGGCGACGAGCCGGGCGGGTTTCTCTCGGCGGATCTCTACTCCGACCTGAGACTGGAAAAAGGTAATCTGATAGTTATTCCCCGTGCGAATTTCAAATCGGTTATCCTCTTCGACAGAGGTCCCGACGGCGATATGAACCGCAGATTTCTCAACGAGCCCGAAAAGCTTGAGATGGACAGGGTTGTTTCCGTCGTTAAAAAGCTGATGCTTGAGTCGGACGTATTCCTTAACCTCCACGACGGATGGGGGTTCCACAATCCCGTCTATATCGACGAATCCAGAAACCCAAAGAGATTCGGTCAGTCGGTGATCACCGATGCGGATACATATAAGTGTGCCGACGGAAAGGTCATTGATCTGAAAACCAATGCAATAAAGGTGCTTGAGGCTGTGAACAGCAAGATAGACGACCCGAAATATCACCTGCACTATTTTAATACAGACACCGACAACCCCAGAACTGCGTTCAGCGATATGCGCAAAACAGCCACCTACTATGCTGTCAGGCAGTACTGCATTCCGGCCTACGGGATAGAGTCCTCCAAAAATCTGCCCTCGGTTGAGCTGAAAGTGCTTTATCACAACTATGCCGTGAACGAGTTTATGAAACTCTATGGTGTTGTGCCCGAAATGCCCGCAATAATCCTTGAAAAACCCAGACTGGACTATGCGATAATCGCTGTTAACGACGAACCCCACAAGGTCGACAGGGGCGGCACACTGTACATAAACAGAGGCGATGTGGTTGAGCTTAAACATGTGGAATCGAACTATGAAAGGGGTGTTTCCGGCGACCTTCTGGGATACGGAACCCTGAACGACATAAACTCTAAATTTACGATAAAGACCAATGCCGTGATACAGTTCCGCAAGGATAACATAAAGATAGGCAATATAAACATTGCCGTTTCACCTAAGAAACCCGCTCCGGTTGTCGCTCAGAAACCTCAGCCCAAGCCTGAGCCTGTGGCACAGCCCGAACCTGTAAAAAAGGAGCCTATCGCAGGCTATTCATTTAATCTGAAGGTGAACGGAAAGCCCGTTACTGCCGCAAACGGCGAAACTCTCACTCTGCCTGTGGGCACGAAACTTGAGATAATCTCCTTTGTCGTGGACGGTGCTGTGTCGGATGTCCCCGTTAACCTGAAAGGCTATGTGTCTTCATTCTCCGTTGTGAACGACGGTGACGACAGAGGGTTCGTGATAACGCTTCTGCCTAAAAGATTTATGACGAAATATGCCGAGGACGATGCAAAAATGCTCTATCCTGTTGTCGTTACGAAGGACAGGGAAGAGATCGCCAAGTTCTGGATAAGGATGAAGTGA
- a CDS encoding acylphosphatase encodes MRLRARVSGRVQGVGYRASVHRRISRLNVVGYVRNMPDGSVELDVQGEKAEVEKALKEAWEGSPFSAVESVDTEELTEPSGYGSFVIER; translated from the coding sequence ATGCGTCTGAGGGCAAGGGTTTCCGGCCGTGTTCAGGGTGTGGGCTACAGAGCCTCCGTCCACCGCAGGATATCCCGCCTGAACGTTGTTGGCTATGTCAGGAATATGCCCGACGGTAGTGTCGAGCTTGATGTTCAGGGCGAAAAAGCCGAGGTTGAAAAAGCTCTGAAAGAGGCATGGGAGGGTTCGCCCTTCTCAGCTGTTGAAAGTGTTGACACGGAAGAGCTTACAGAGCCGTCAGGTTATGGTTCGTTTGTTATAGAGAGATAA